A single region of the Novosphingobium sp. SL115 genome encodes:
- a CDS encoding SRPBCC family protein translates to MQHDESRASSSETLRQNEGAGSLQHRTGAACGTPGEIIYKTVTTVYNMFPNCVIITSPWYVSVMLLHPRAPNHTTVEYHMLTRTVPDNPKAEELYARSYDMILNVFGNEDFRAAEISHAGLATGALKTCVYSGLEASIATYYGVLDSFLPR, encoded by the coding sequence GTGCAGCATGATGAATCAAGAGCAAGCTCCTCGGAAACGCTCCGTCAAAACGAAGGCGCCGGAAGCCTGCAGCACCGAACGGGTGCCGCGTGCGGGACGCCCGGAGAAATCATCTACAAGACCGTAACCACGGTTTACAATATGTTCCCCAACTGCGTCATCATCACCAGCCCGTGGTATGTATCCGTGATGCTGCTGCACCCACGCGCTCCCAATCACACAACTGTTGAATACCACATGCTGACCCGCACTGTGCCCGACAACCCAAAGGCTGAAGAGCTTTACGCGCGCTCCTATGACATGATCCTCAATGTCTTTGGCAATGAGGATTTCCGCGCAGCAGAAATCAGCCATGCCGGACTTGCTACTGGAGCGTTGAAAACCTGCGTCTATTCCGGGCTTGAAGCCTCGATCGCTACTTATTATGGCGTGCTCGATAGCTTCCTGCCGCGCTGA
- a CDS encoding TonB-dependent receptor, whose amino-acid sequence MKAWKLILGAGVASIALPAFAQEAAGPADPGVGEIVVTAQRRSESIQKIPVSLTAVGSNELRTRQINDLVGVAQAAPSLQIGTDASFSIRGVGTLAFAGTIDSSVALAIDEVNLGRPALGSPLLMDIERVEVLNGPQGLLFGKNASAGLLNIVTARPRIGEYSGASDLEVTFRETPGADRDAPGIIARQVLNIPVSANSALRVNALYGYQEPPVTRIDNVGPGSRDDLNRRNVQLKAKYLLEPSDALSLYVIGDYNKLTGAGAFFDRTWRSFGAGSTRRDIYENAGGTAGPDNFLLTGDGGTFRDLETGGAQAAVSYKMDSGLELSNIFAWRYYTNNQNLDVDYLPVDQVNVNATTARYDQYSNELRLALPADAPLSGQAGLFYFKSTLDQSSEIFGNQGFPSFLLPQYPFCVGAVATPGAPPGTCSVSNSYFLGRDTDFVLDTQSYAAFGQLTYEVAAGLKLIAGGRYTRDEIRLDLTHGRRNYFVTISGPNGRYLEAFNTNNFSWKLGAQYQATPDILIFAFQGRGYKGPGFNDTSIVGANGTAFVPAIRPEISNTTELGIKTAFFDRKLTLNVSIYRTTFDDYQVQSLDTALQTFVVQNAAKVKTQGVEVGFTARPVAGLSINGGMSFLDAKFQSFPGAQCYSGQTTPSCATTGTFDAAGLRLPVSPRFTSTVQATYDLPVSGDVVPFLQGNWYHRSSVNYILSGAPGGFFRSVDTFGANIGVKVGSALQASLFCKNCTNEHVPQNIGLDAGEENDGVGSYGQVFGLDSVRSFGLSLSLRY is encoded by the coding sequence ATGAAAGCGTGGAAATTGATTCTTGGCGCAGGAGTGGCATCGATCGCCTTGCCAGCCTTCGCACAGGAAGCGGCCGGACCTGCCGATCCGGGTGTCGGTGAAATTGTCGTCACTGCCCAGCGGCGGAGCGAAAGCATCCAGAAGATCCCCGTGAGCCTTACGGCGGTTGGATCGAACGAACTGCGCACCCGTCAGATCAATGACCTCGTCGGGGTCGCTCAGGCAGCACCCAGTCTGCAGATCGGCACAGATGCCAGCTTCTCAATTCGTGGCGTCGGCACGCTGGCCTTTGCCGGAACCATTGACTCCAGCGTGGCGCTGGCGATTGACGAAGTTAACCTTGGGCGCCCGGCATTGGGTTCGCCCTTGCTTATGGATATTGAGCGGGTCGAAGTGCTGAATGGACCGCAGGGCCTGCTTTTCGGCAAGAATGCTTCTGCCGGCTTGCTCAACATCGTGACCGCCCGGCCTCGCATTGGCGAATATTCTGGTGCCAGCGATCTTGAGGTGACTTTCCGTGAAACGCCCGGTGCTGATCGCGACGCGCCGGGCATTATCGCTCGTCAGGTGCTGAACATTCCGGTGAGTGCCAATTCCGCCCTGCGTGTGAACGCGCTTTATGGCTATCAGGAGCCACCGGTGACGCGCATCGACAATGTCGGGCCGGGAAGCCGTGACGATCTTAACCGTCGCAACGTGCAGCTCAAAGCGAAGTACCTGCTCGAACCCAGCGACGCGCTTTCGCTGTATGTCATCGGCGACTATAACAAGCTGACTGGCGCAGGCGCATTCTTTGACCGGACATGGCGTTCTTTCGGAGCTGGCAGCACGCGCCGCGATATCTATGAAAACGCAGGTGGAACCGCTGGGCCGGACAACTTCCTGCTGACCGGAGATGGTGGCACATTCCGCGATCTTGAAACGGGCGGTGCGCAAGCAGCCGTCAGCTACAAGATGGATTCTGGTTTGGAACTGTCGAATATTTTCGCCTGGCGCTATTACACCAACAACCAGAACCTAGACGTCGACTACCTTCCGGTTGACCAGGTCAACGTCAATGCCACCACCGCGCGGTATGACCAGTACTCCAACGAACTGCGTCTTGCGCTGCCTGCGGATGCACCGCTCAGCGGTCAGGCCGGGCTGTTCTACTTCAAATCGACGCTCGATCAGTCCAGTGAAATCTTCGGGAATCAGGGCTTCCCGTCGTTCCTGTTGCCGCAATACCCCTTCTGCGTCGGTGCTGTGGCAACACCGGGCGCGCCTCCGGGGACGTGTTCTGTCAGCAACAGCTATTTCCTTGGCCGCGATACAGATTTCGTGCTCGATACGCAGAGCTATGCTGCATTCGGTCAGCTGACCTATGAAGTTGCAGCCGGTCTCAAGCTGATTGCAGGTGGCCGCTACACCCGCGATGAAATCCGCCTTGATCTGACCCATGGTCGCCGCAACTACTTCGTGACCATTTCCGGTCCGAATGGGCGTTACCTTGAAGCTTTCAATACCAACAACTTCAGCTGGAAGTTGGGCGCGCAATATCAGGCCACGCCAGACATCCTGATCTTTGCCTTTCAGGGGCGCGGTTATAAAGGCCCCGGCTTCAACGATACCAGCATCGTTGGCGCGAATGGAACGGCGTTTGTCCCGGCAATCCGTCCTGAAATTTCCAACACCACGGAACTCGGTATCAAGACCGCGTTCTTTGATCGCAAGCTGACGCTGAACGTCTCGATCTATCGCACCACGTTTGACGATTATCAGGTGCAGTCGCTCGACACGGCGCTGCAAACCTTCGTCGTGCAGAATGCGGCCAAGGTGAAGACGCAGGGTGTCGAGGTGGGCTTTACAGCCCGTCCTGTGGCCGGGCTTTCAATCAACGGCGGGATGTCCTTCCTTGATGCCAAGTTCCAGAGCTTCCCTGGTGCGCAGTGTTACTCCGGTCAGACCACGCCAAGTTGCGCAACGACCGGGACGTTCGATGCTGCAGGCCTGAGACTGCCCGTTTCCCCCCGGTTCACCTCGACGGTGCAGGCGACATATGATCTGCCTGTCAGCGGCGATGTCGTACCATTTCTTCAGGGCAACTGGTATCATCGCTCGTCGGTGAACTATATTCTGAGCGGCGCGCCCGGCGGGTTCTTCCGGTCTGTCGACACGTTCGGCGCTAACATCGGTGTGAAGGTGGGAAGCGCATTGCAGGCAAGCCTGTTCTGCAAGAACTGCACCAACGAACATGTCCCGCAGAACATCGGGCTTGACGCTGGTGAAGAGAACGACGGCGTGGGATCATACGGTCAGGTCTTTGGCCTCGATTCCGTCAGGTCTTTCGGCCTGTCGCTGTCCTTGCGTTACTGA
- a CDS encoding TonB-dependent receptor, which produces MKSQSTLGCALALVMAAQPEIGLAQSQESGAAASQGADEGVGEIIVTAQRRKEKLQDVAVSATAFDAGALADKAVTNLADLQNASPALSISDGGITQSINIRGIGLASNSPSVTAGVATYVDGLFQPPIVQANSFYDLASVEVLRGPQGTLVGSNSTGGAIFINTQNPLLDEGLGGYAMFGTANYGSAQSEAAVNLPVSDTFGFRAAGFYRNRDSFYTSVGPVSNDAGKLREGGGRLTAMWKPGSFQAVAKLSFNDRDTGGYAFRPIPGTPYDSFRVGDIRTLSFDTPVANRERAFQASLELKQELASGIVLRSVTGYQNKRINALNDVDASTGPGGVAEDYFAGEKVYTQEINIISPTEGRFDWILGGYFQRNDIKIRILQDQGGFPTDIIGGNQRTTTGVFAQGNYEILPGLEAQLGARYSTYKATGNGDVTIGRGIPGFPPNGLPVASLAGSHKDSLATGKFALNWKIDPDNLLYALVARGYKPGGFNSPTSNFDPERVVSYEAGWKSSFLRNRIRTQISAFYNQYANFQFNVVEPSTGFSGVENISTVKIKGVEAQVQGRFGGFGFDANAAFVDSKLASLTFVNTRPLGGANLGPQCPSGQPSSPPFCFDYAPFIQTTGGGPNLYAPRWTWGGGVEYELPLGGEMSLTPRVNYAYVGEQFTYIGYSPLSDRLNSRGLLSAIVTLKFNDKMKIEAWGTNLTDKEYVTGQLNSNEFYGAPREYGVRLHMMF; this is translated from the coding sequence ATGAAGTCTCAATCAACGCTGGGCTGTGCTCTGGCGCTCGTCATGGCTGCACAGCCGGAGATCGGTCTGGCGCAATCGCAGGAAAGCGGTGCAGCCGCATCGCAAGGCGCAGATGAAGGTGTTGGCGAAATCATCGTTACGGCACAGCGTCGCAAGGAAAAACTGCAAGACGTGGCCGTGTCGGCTACGGCGTTCGATGCCGGGGCGCTGGCAGACAAGGCTGTAACCAACCTTGCCGATCTGCAGAATGCCAGCCCGGCGCTGTCGATTTCCGACGGTGGGATCACACAGTCGATCAACATTCGCGGGATCGGCCTTGCCAGCAACTCGCCCAGCGTGACGGCAGGGGTCGCTACATATGTCGACGGGCTGTTTCAGCCGCCTATTGTGCAGGCAAACAGCTTTTACGACCTTGCCAGTGTGGAAGTGCTGCGTGGGCCGCAGGGCACGCTGGTCGGCTCGAACTCAACCGGTGGGGCGATCTTCATAAACACGCAGAACCCCTTGCTGGACGAGGGGCTGGGCGGTTATGCCATGTTTGGCACCGCCAACTATGGTTCGGCTCAATCGGAAGCGGCGGTGAACCTGCCCGTATCTGACACGTTCGGGTTTCGCGCTGCGGGTTTCTACCGCAACCGCGACAGCTTCTACACTTCGGTTGGACCTGTCAGCAACGACGCGGGCAAGCTGCGCGAAGGTGGTGGCCGTCTGACCGCCATGTGGAAGCCAGGTTCATTTCAGGCCGTGGCCAAGCTTTCGTTCAATGATCGCGATACTGGCGGCTATGCCTTCCGCCCAATTCCCGGCACGCCTTACGACAGCTTCCGCGTAGGAGATATCCGCACGCTGAGCTTCGATACGCCAGTGGCCAACCGTGAGCGTGCTTTTCAGGCCAGTCTGGAACTGAAGCAGGAACTCGCCAGCGGTATCGTGCTGCGTTCGGTGACCGGCTATCAGAACAAGCGGATCAATGCGCTGAACGATGTTGATGCTTCCACCGGGCCGGGCGGCGTGGCGGAAGACTACTTTGCAGGCGAGAAGGTCTATACTCAGGAAATCAATATCATCTCGCCGACCGAAGGCCGGTTTGACTGGATTCTTGGTGGATATTTCCAGCGGAACGACATCAAGATCCGCATTCTTCAGGATCAGGGCGGCTTCCCGACCGATATCATCGGGGGCAACCAGCGCACGACAACCGGCGTATTCGCGCAGGGCAACTACGAGATTTTGCCGGGCCTCGAAGCACAACTCGGCGCGCGCTATTCCACTTACAAGGCGACGGGTAATGGCGATGTGACGATTGGTCGGGGCATTCCCGGCTTCCCGCCCAACGGCTTACCCGTTGCATCGCTTGCAGGCAGCCACAAGGATTCGCTGGCTACGGGCAAGTTCGCGCTCAACTGGAAGATTGACCCTGACAACCTGCTCTATGCGCTTGTGGCGCGCGGCTACAAACCGGGAGGCTTCAATTCTCCCACATCAAACTTCGATCCAGAGCGCGTGGTGAGCTATGAAGCGGGCTGGAAATCATCGTTCCTGCGCAATCGCATCCGCACCCAGATCAGTGCGTTCTATAACCAGTATGCCAACTTCCAGTTCAATGTGGTTGAACCTTCAACCGGATTCTCGGGCGTCGAAAATATCTCGACGGTCAAGATCAAGGGCGTGGAAGCGCAGGTGCAGGGGCGCTTTGGCGGCTTCGGGTTCGACGCCAACGCGGCTTTTGTGGATTCCAAGCTGGCCAGCCTGACATTCGTCAACACCCGGCCACTGGGCGGTGCCAATCTTGGTCCGCAATGCCCGTCTGGCCAGCCTTCATCGCCGCCGTTCTGTTTCGATTATGCGCCCTTCATTCAGACCACCGGTGGCGGCCCCAATCTTTATGCGCCGCGCTGGACCTGGGGCGGGGGTGTTGAATACGAACTGCCATTGGGCGGGGAAATGTCGCTGACGCCGCGCGTGAACTATGCCTATGTTGGCGAACAGTTTACTTACATCGGGTATTCGCCGCTGTCCGATCGCCTCAATTCGCGTGGGCTGCTTTCGGCAATCGTCACGCTAAAATTCAACGACAAGATGAAGATCGAAGCGTGGGGCACGAACCTGACAGACAAGGAATACGTTACCGGACAGCTGAACTCGAACGAGTTCTACGGTGCGCCGCGTGAATATGGCGTCAGGTTGCACATGATGTTCTGA
- a CDS encoding family 1 glycosylhydrolase: MIDRRSIVVSAMALGASGMVGAGRAFARAAGAKPVPRAFPEGFLWGASTAAHQVEGNNLNADLWPIENIPGTIFADRSGDAANSFELWPVDLDLVKGMGLNSYRFSLEWARIEPDKGHFSNAMLDHYKAMIEGCRARGLNPVVTFNHFTTPRWFAAQGGWHNPESPDLFARLCDRAARHLAEGMALATTLNEPNLAGVIGEILPAQLVAGDRATQEAVARQLGVPLYSPGVALYVPDPKTYRANMMEGHRRGVAAIKAVRSNLDVGVSLAIIDDQAIGKNSMRDTIRERYYGEWLRLAAQTCDFIGVQNYERKVWNDKGALPPPVDARRNAGGAEVWPGSLAGVARYAWEATKLPVYVTEHGVNSDDDALRQWLIPQALAELKRAMDDGVPVRGYFHWSLIDNFEWGFGYHHRFGLHSFDRETFKRTAKPSSRVLADIALRNSL, encoded by the coding sequence ATGATCGACCGCCGCAGCATAGTCGTCTCAGCCATGGCACTTGGTGCTTCAGGCATGGTGGGCGCTGGACGTGCTTTTGCCCGTGCAGCAGGAGCAAAGCCTGTGCCCCGCGCTTTTCCGGAAGGCTTCCTTTGGGGCGCATCGACCGCTGCGCATCAAGTGGAAGGCAACAATCTCAACGCCGATCTTTGGCCTATCGAGAACATCCCCGGCACGATCTTTGCCGATCGGTCGGGCGATGCCGCCAACAGTTTCGAGCTTTGGCCGGTCGACCTTGATCTTGTGAAAGGCATGGGGCTGAACTCCTACCGCTTCAGCCTTGAATGGGCACGGATCGAGCCGGACAAGGGGCACTTTTCAAACGCCATGCTCGATCACTACAAGGCGATGATCGAGGGTTGCAGGGCGCGGGGGTTAAATCCGGTTGTCACGTTCAACCATTTTACGACGCCGCGCTGGTTTGCCGCCCAAGGGGGCTGGCATAATCCGGAGTCGCCTGATCTGTTTGCTCGCTTATGCGATCGTGCTGCTCGTCATCTGGCCGAAGGAATGGCGCTGGCGACCACGCTGAACGAACCGAACCTTGCCGGTGTTATCGGTGAGATTTTGCCAGCGCAGCTTGTTGCAGGCGACCGCGCCACGCAGGAAGCAGTCGCACGGCAGCTTGGCGTGCCACTCTATTCGCCGGGCGTGGCGCTTTATGTCCCCGATCCCAAAACCTATCGCGCCAATATGATGGAAGGTCACCGCCGAGGCGTTGCCGCGATAAAAGCGGTGCGCAGCAATCTTGATGTCGGGGTCAGCCTTGCCATCATCGATGATCAGGCCATCGGCAAGAATTCGATGCGCGATACCATCCGCGAGCGCTACTACGGCGAATGGCTGCGGCTGGCTGCACAGACGTGCGATTTCATCGGCGTGCAGAATTATGAACGCAAGGTATGGAACGACAAGGGCGCGCTGCCGCCGCCTGTCGATGCCCGCCGCAATGCAGGTGGTGCGGAAGTGTGGCCCGGTTCGCTGGCAGGAGTCGCGCGCTATGCCTGGGAGGCAACGAAGCTTCCGGTCTATGTCACCGAACACGGCGTCAATTCCGACGATGATGCCTTGCGCCAGTGGCTGATCCCTCAAGCGCTGGCCGAACTGAAGCGGGCAATGGATGATGGGGTGCCTGTGCGCGGCTATTTCCACTGGTCGCTGATCGACAACTTCGAATGGGGCTTTGGCTATCACCACCGCTTCGGGCTGCATTCGTTTGATCGAGAGACGTTCAAACGTACGGCCAAGCCCAGCAGCCGCGTGCTGGCCGATATTGCGCTCAGGAACAGTTTATAG
- a CDS encoding serine hydrolase domain-containing protein, producing MKLAIRMAAGVVAGLLTMPMAVQAQQQLPGQLADGVASDVPVATQVMRWRMNDADVNAYTFRNMDQLFTTRTVAHSGSPWRFPKVERPMDFTYSFGGKTWTAEQALERTYTNALLILKDGRIVTEIYRNGSNERTRFMGWSMTKSLTSTLVGAALADGLIGSLDDQIVRYLPELKGGGYDGVTIRQILQMRSGVDYEERYDFANPGIAASNHINALVKNVTRFADVARTIKRKSKPGEVFAYKTIDTAVLGWLIERVSGGSVAAYTARKLWEPLGTEADGFYIMDGAPGEGREFSGAGFNATLRDWARFGQMMLDGGVANGKRVVSADWVKAAQIPAGTEDALMGGYGYQWWTTPNSPAYSAIGLQGQFVHIDPASRTVVVKLSYFPPQEGDLAGETAAFLAAAAAWKPAS from the coding sequence ATGAAATTAGCGATTCGGATGGCCGCAGGCGTTGTTGCCGGGCTTCTGACAATGCCGATGGCGGTTCAGGCTCAACAGCAGTTACCGGGGCAATTGGCCGATGGCGTTGCATCTGATGTGCCTGTTGCAACGCAAGTCATGCGCTGGCGGATGAACGACGCCGATGTGAACGCCTACACATTCCGCAACATGGACCAGTTGTTCACCACGCGCACCGTCGCGCATTCAGGATCGCCGTGGCGGTTTCCAAAGGTCGAACGGCCAATGGACTTCACCTATTCTTTCGGAGGCAAGACCTGGACCGCCGAACAGGCGCTGGAGCGCACTTACACCAACGCTCTCCTCATCCTTAAAGACGGCCGCATCGTTACCGAAATCTATCGCAACGGATCGAACGAGCGCACCCGTTTCATGGGGTGGTCGATGACAAAATCGCTCACTTCGACGCTGGTTGGTGCGGCACTGGCGGACGGATTGATTGGCTCGCTGGATGACCAGATCGTCCGCTATCTGCCCGAACTGAAGGGCGGCGGCTATGATGGCGTGACCATCCGCCAGATCCTGCAGATGCGGTCTGGCGTGGACTATGAAGAGCGCTACGATTTTGCCAATCCCGGCATAGCGGCCAGCAACCACATCAATGCTCTGGTCAAGAACGTCACGCGGTTTGCCGATGTGGCGCGCACGATCAAGCGCAAGTCGAAACCGGGTGAGGTCTTCGCATACAAAACCATCGATACGGCCGTGCTTGGCTGGTTGATCGAGCGTGTCAGTGGCGGGTCGGTGGCCGCCTATACCGCGCGCAAGTTGTGGGAGCCGCTCGGCACCGAGGCTGATGGCTTCTACATCATGGATGGCGCGCCGGGCGAGGGGCGTGAGTTCAGCGGTGCAGGGTTCAATGCAACGCTGCGTGATTGGGCGCGCTTTGGCCAGATGATGCTGGATGGCGGTGTGGCCAATGGAAAGCGCGTTGTCAGCGCGGACTGGGTAAAGGCGGCGCAGATACCTGCTGGGACTGAAGACGCCTTGATGGGCGGCTATGGCTACCAGTGGTGGACCACGCCGAATTCGCCCGCCTACTCCGCCATCGGGTTACAGGGACAGTTCGTCCACATCGACCCTGCCAGCCGAACCGTCGTGGTCAAGCTGAGCTACTTCCCGCCGCAGGAAGGCGATCTGGCCGGGGAGACGGCTGCATTTCTGGCCGCAGCAGCGGCTTGGAAGCCTGCATCCTGA
- a CDS encoding TetR/AcrR family transcriptional regulator, which yields MADGRSDKVRRLELGRQRRAKTRAKVIAAAFELFGEEDGLYVRIEDVAQRAGITRATFYDHFSGMSELRDAVTYEVTHDFLTAVTYRVSLLDDPRERVAAAIRFYLHRVRDVPGWGRSMLNLSANGIIFGAETYRQAELTVVEAMAAGQLSIDESAVGRDAILGTTIAAIATMLREEKSTDYPEKVAGVILVGLGVEPQSAVEIARRKLPDLAVPPAPAD from the coding sequence GTGGCGGACGGCAGGTCGGACAAAGTGCGCAGGCTTGAGCTTGGCCGGCAGCGTCGCGCCAAGACAAGGGCAAAAGTCATTGCCGCTGCGTTCGAACTGTTTGGCGAAGAAGACGGTCTTTACGTGCGGATCGAGGATGTTGCACAGCGTGCAGGCATCACCCGCGCAACGTTCTACGACCATTTCTCTGGCATGTCCGAATTGCGCGATGCCGTCACCTACGAGGTTACGCACGATTTCCTGACGGCGGTGACTTACCGTGTTTCCCTGCTCGACGACCCGCGAGAGCGGGTTGCCGCGGCAATACGGTTTTATCTGCATCGTGTGCGTGATGTACCCGGCTGGGGACGGTCTATGCTGAACCTCAGCGCCAATGGCATCATTTTCGGTGCCGAAACCTATCGACAGGCCGAATTGACCGTTGTTGAAGCCATGGCTGCCGGGCAGTTGAGCATTGATGAAAGTGCCGTTGGCCGCGACGCCATTCTGGGTACGACCATTGCAGCAATCGCAACAATGTTGCGCGAAGAGAAAAGCACCGACTATCCTGAAAAGGTTGCAGGCGTCATCCTCGTAGGGCTGGGTGTAGAGCCACAGTCTGCCGTCGAAATTGCCCGCCGGAAACTTCCTGATCTTGCGGTCCCACCTGCCCCCGCAGACTGA
- a CDS encoding helix-turn-helix transcriptional regulator: MRDNDLIAAMYAAVGEDARWTEVLDAIKLRLGVASAVFQRLVADKNDLIPVISLRDTWSTEEASRHDAWANSPHNPRFRRDTEPRGMLEIDSDQRNAFLSEGDREALRHGLSTCGLGPGFWLGCRIAPGEHTTMIFHRHVGDGRDMTQADLTFLSHLLPHFRQVSRLLTCIAGYEARLSVAEAFMDSTSLALLACDTNLGVHWMNRAAESLVASLPQLGFSGGSLHFRRAEAGAAVRAAIDGRCGDTCRIPGNDAAEVLHVRVLRRDAADQRRWGRNLALVALCSPGTAPRIDAAEVADLFGLTMAEATLTTHLVGGMTVKDFAAYRGIAEGTARMQLKSALAKAGVGRQADLVRQVCQSLARL, translated from the coding sequence TTGCGTGACAACGATCTGATTGCAGCAATGTATGCTGCAGTCGGAGAGGACGCGCGCTGGACTGAAGTGCTGGATGCCATCAAGTTGCGTCTTGGCGTTGCCAGTGCGGTATTTCAAAGGCTTGTCGCCGACAAGAACGACCTGATTCCCGTCATCAGCCTGCGCGATACTTGGTCCACCGAAGAAGCGTCGCGCCATGATGCCTGGGCCAATTCCCCGCACAATCCCCGCTTTCGGCGCGACACCGAACCACGCGGCATGTTGGAAATCGACAGCGACCAGCGCAACGCATTCTTGTCTGAGGGCGATAGGGAGGCGCTGCGGCATGGCCTTTCGACGTGCGGCTTGGGTCCGGGCTTCTGGCTTGGCTGTCGGATCGCACCGGGCGAGCACACGACGATGATTTTCCACCGTCATGTCGGTGATGGGCGCGACATGACACAGGCTGACCTGACGTTTCTCAGCCATCTGCTGCCCCACTTTCGTCAGGTTTCCCGCCTTCTTACCTGCATAGCAGGCTATGAGGCGCGCCTGTCGGTTGCCGAAGCATTCATGGATTCCACCAGCCTTGCATTGCTGGCTTGCGACACGAACCTTGGTGTTCATTGGATGAATCGTGCCGCAGAGAGCCTCGTCGCCAGTTTGCCGCAATTGGGTTTTTCTGGCGGTAGCCTGCACTTCCGCCGCGCAGAAGCAGGAGCCGCGGTTCGTGCGGCAATAGATGGCCGGTGCGGAGATACCTGCCGCATTCCCGGAAACGATGCGGCAGAGGTTTTGCATGTGCGCGTGTTGAGACGAGACGCTGCCGACCAGCGGCGCTGGGGCCGCAATCTCGCTCTCGTTGCGCTTTGCTCGCCCGGCACCGCGCCGCGCATCGATGCTGCAGAAGTGGCTGACCTGTTCGGCCTGACCATGGCCGAGGCGACCCTGACCACACATCTGGTAGGCGGAATGACGGTGAAGGATTTCGCGGCGTATCGCGGCATTGCCGAAGGCACTGCACGCATGCAGCTTAAAAGTGCGCTGGCCAAGGCCGGCGTGGGACGGCAGGCCGATCTGGTGCGGCAAGTTTGCCAATCCCTTGCACGCCTTTAA